From the genome of Solidesulfovibrio carbinolicus, one region includes:
- the pgsA gene encoding CDP-diacylglycerol--glycerol-3-phosphate 3-phosphatidyltransferase gives MFNLANNLTLARVGAVPILVLLLYFPSRGACFAAMMVFIAAAVTDIMDGVVARRCNLVTNFGKFLDPLADKLLISAALIMLVQLGWVEAWVAVVIVGREIAVTGLRAMAVDHGVVIAADRYGKLKTVLQMVALCPLLLHYPFWGFDPAPLGQTLLYLALVLTLVSGINYFYGFSKQAKWSDKAAR, from the coding sequence ATGTTTAATCTTGCCAACAACCTCACCTTGGCCCGCGTCGGGGCTGTGCCGATCCTGGTGCTCCTGCTCTATTTTCCGAGCCGGGGAGCCTGTTTTGCCGCCATGATGGTGTTTATCGCCGCCGCCGTCACCGACATCATGGACGGCGTGGTGGCCAGGCGGTGCAATCTGGTCACCAATTTCGGCAAATTCCTTGATCCGCTGGCCGACAAGTTGTTGATAAGCGCCGCACTCATCATGCTCGTCCAACTCGGCTGGGTCGAGGCCTGGGTGGCCGTGGTCATCGTCGGCCGGGAAATCGCCGTCACCGGGCTTCGGGCCATGGCCGTGGACCACGGCGTGGTCATTGCCGCCGACCGCTACGGAAAGCTCAAGACCGTGTTGCAGATGGTGGCCCTTTGCCCACTGCTGCTGCATTATCCCTTTTGGGGCTTCGATCCCGCACCGCTGGGGCAGACGCTTTTGTACTTGGCCCTGGTTTTGACCCTTGTTTCCGGCATCAATTACTTTTATGGATTCAGCAAGCAGGCGAAGTGGTCGGACAAGGCCGCCCGGTAG
- a CDS encoding FtsB family cell division protein — protein MIWRRFLLTALIFFNVFLLYNLIWSDNGIFAYLELKSRHEQLKQRLEAVNDKSLDLSQEIRWLKTDQAFTEKMARSQMNYLKDNEILYQFPKDPPAAKEPERDKEGKRADAQ, from the coding sequence ATGATCTGGCGAAGGTTCCTGCTGACGGCGCTGATCTTTTTCAATGTGTTCCTGCTCTATAACCTGATCTGGAGCGACAACGGCATTTTTGCCTACCTCGAACTCAAATCCCGGCATGAGCAGCTCAAGCAACGCCTGGAAGCCGTCAACGACAAGTCCCTGGACCTCAGCCAGGAAATCCGCTGGCTCAAGACCGATCAGGCCTTTACCGAGAAAATGGCCCGGTCCCAGATGAACTACCTCAAGGATAACGAGATCCTTTACCAGTTTCCCAAGGACCCGCCCGCCGCCAAGGAGCCGGAACGGGACAAGGAAGGAAAGCGGGCCGATGCTCAGTAA
- a CDS encoding tetratricopeptide repeat protein, with protein sequence MLSKIEIYREVLEIEPNSKVFFPLARSLAEEGRHDEAAAVLSRGIGFHPDHLEAKFLLIELLTRQGKEEQADQVFADVGALLARYPSVWLLWSKTAAARAKDPSLAMLFLAHYFQNQTLTWAEVMERGLKSLSQAAGSLEPSEGSAGPGAAEPSGGSEQSGPDGGEEEAAAAPSASIASDIAAVSQDVVAPALGDRPGASESALLEPTGETRPVREPANVPSSPVAQAAALFEAEEPAPHAVSVPPLVAAGPAETAGPELRGAREVMALAGLLDAPETVEPRPRSKPAKGKEQGVRTRTMAAVLAEQGDLAGARAIYQELLAAAATDVERDELRALMDALGATGRPASQDPAQTPAADGPKSANRLADFLEALANRLETRAGS encoded by the coding sequence ATGCTCAGTAAGATCGAAATCTACCGGGAAGTCCTGGAAATTGAGCCCAACTCCAAGGTCTTCTTCCCCCTGGCCCGCAGCCTGGCCGAGGAAGGCCGCCACGACGAGGCCGCCGCCGTGCTGTCGCGCGGCATCGGTTTCCACCCCGACCACCTCGAAGCCAAGTTCCTGCTCATCGAACTCCTCACCCGCCAGGGCAAGGAAGAGCAGGCCGACCAGGTCTTTGCCGATGTCGGCGCGCTGTTGGCGCGCTATCCCTCGGTCTGGCTCCTGTGGTCCAAGACCGCCGCCGCCCGGGCCAAGGACCCCTCCCTGGCCATGCTCTTTTTGGCCCACTATTTCCAGAACCAGACCCTCACCTGGGCCGAGGTCATGGAGCGGGGGCTCAAAAGCCTGAGTCAGGCCGCCGGCTCCCTTGAGCCGTCCGAAGGCTCGGCCGGACCGGGAGCCGCCGAGCCGTCCGGCGGATCGGAGCAGTCCGGGCCGGACGGCGGGGAAGAAGAAGCCGCTGCCGCGCCGTCGGCGAGCATTGCCTCGGACATCGCCGCCGTGTCTCAAGATGTCGTGGCCCCCGCCCTGGGCGATAGGCCAGGGGCGTCGGAATCGGCCTTGCTTGAGCCGACTGGGGAAACCAGGCCGGTTCGTGAACCGGCAAACGTCCCATCCAGCCCGGTTGCCCAGGCTGCCGCCCTGTTCGAGGCCGAGGAACCCGCACCGCACGCGGTGAGTGTTCCCCCGCTTGTCGCCGCCGGGCCTGCCGAAACCGCCGGCCCGGAGTTGCGAGGCGCCCGCGAGGTCATGGCCCTGGCCGGCCTGCTGGACGCTCCGGAAACCGTTGAACCCCGTCCCCGGTCCAAGCCCGCCAAAGGCAAGGAACAGGGCGTGCGCACCCGGACCATGGCCGCCGTCCTGGCCGAGCAGGGCGATCTGGCCGGCGCGCGTGCCATTTATCAGGAACTTCTGGCCGCTGCCGCAACCGATGTCGAACGCGATGAGTTGCGCGCCCTCATGGACGCCCTGGGCGCAACGGGGCGGCCCGCCTCGCAGGACCCAGCGCAAACGCCCGCCGCCGATGGCCCCAAATCGGCCAACCGGCTGGCTGATTTTCTCGAAGCCCTGGCCAACCGCCTGGAAACCCGGGCCGGATCGTAA
- a CDS encoding PDC sensor domain-containing protein translates to MKRTVLAAIAAIVCLCTLAGCGTMKTQWRETRKLYREYINTDPSIDFSDQGISDKGLQRLAALMMPVDERLLAMLRTLGSQDSAPDPEWAQQLLSANAWLSGIAVVDASGATVGQVPSTPMRPLDYASLLDMADRYKVRKMGARVVSDEMGTVVMIAMPFFKENEWAGLVVVNFDPRNLVRFSPDPNALVVVSTEGLLWAGGAGQGESLAALKWNDILKGEVQGDIRSGGGEYVWQARYLGQLELVYLTDAREVRAAKPEPKKEAAPAPAPDKALPSTEPLPQPADLTAP, encoded by the coding sequence TTGAAACGCACCGTTCTCGCGGCCATTGCCGCCATTGTCTGTCTTTGCACCCTTGCCGGCTGCGGCACCATGAAAACCCAGTGGCGCGAAACCCGCAAGCTGTACCGGGAATACATCAACACCGATCCCTCCATCGACTTCAGCGACCAGGGCATCTCCGACAAGGGCCTGCAACGCCTGGCCGCTCTCATGATGCCCGTGGACGAGCGGCTGCTGGCCATGCTGCGCACCCTGGGCAGCCAGGACTCGGCTCCGGACCCCGAATGGGCCCAGCAGCTGCTGTCCGCCAATGCCTGGCTCTCCGGCATCGCCGTGGTCGATGCTTCGGGAGCCACCGTCGGTCAGGTGCCTTCGACGCCCATGCGTCCCCTTGATTACGCCTCCTTGCTCGACATGGCCGACCGCTACAAGGTCCGCAAGATGGGCGCGCGCGTGGTGTCCGACGAGATGGGCACGGTGGTCATGATCGCCATGCCGTTTTTCAAGGAAAACGAATGGGCCGGTCTGGTCGTGGTCAATTTCGACCCGCGGAACCTCGTGCGCTTTTCGCCCGACCCCAATGCGCTGGTGGTGGTGTCCACCGAAGGCCTGCTCTGGGCCGGCGGAGCAGGGCAGGGCGAGTCCCTGGCCGCCCTCAAATGGAACGACATACTCAAGGGCGAGGTGCAGGGCGACATCCGCTCCGGCGGCGGCGAATACGTCTGGCAGGCCCGCTACCTCGGCCAGTTGGAACTGGTTTATCTCACCGACGCCCGGGAAGTGCGCGCCGCCAAGCCGGAACCCAAGAAGGAAGCCGCGCCCGCGCCCGCACCTGACAAGGCGCTGCCTTCCACCGAGCCGTTGCCGCAGCCTGCGGATCTGACCGCTCCCTAG
- the fbp gene encoding class 1 fructose-bisphosphatase, with protein MPQITVTEHLLLHQKESPMASGRFTRLLNDLILAAKIISREVSKAGLVDVLGFTGEVNVQGEQVQKLDEYANKVLIHRMERAGVLCAIASEENADLVRIPDQFPKGDYFLIFDPLDGSSNIDANVNVGTIFSIYRVAEGCSGDKLCDLLMQGAKQVAAGYFLYGTSTMLVYTTGRGVHGFTLDPSVGEFLLSHPDIRTPETGKVYSVNEAYWSYWDEPTREIVSAFKGTDNPRGQPYGGRYIGSLVADFHRNLLYGGIFLYPADTRDPKKPKGKLRLLCEANPLAFVIEQAGGAATDGERDILSIEPEELHQRVPLFIGSKNDVAKVMEIYGRARKA; from the coding sequence ATGCCGCAGATCACCGTCACCGAACACCTGCTGTTGCACCAAAAAGAATCCCCCATGGCCTCGGGCCGCTTCACCCGGCTGCTTAACGATCTGATCCTGGCCGCCAAGATTATCTCCCGGGAAGTCAGCAAGGCCGGCCTTGTTGATGTGCTGGGCTTCACCGGCGAGGTCAACGTCCAGGGCGAACAGGTCCAAAAGCTCGACGAATACGCCAACAAGGTGTTGATCCACCGGATGGAGCGGGCCGGGGTGCTGTGCGCCATCGCCTCCGAGGAAAACGCCGACCTCGTGCGCATTCCCGACCAGTTCCCCAAGGGCGATTATTTCCTCATCTTCGATCCCTTGGACGGCTCCTCCAACATCGACGCCAACGTCAACGTCGGCACCATCTTTTCCATCTACCGCGTGGCCGAGGGGTGCTCCGGCGACAAGCTGTGCGATCTGCTCATGCAGGGCGCCAAGCAGGTGGCCGCCGGCTACTTCCTCTACGGCACCTCCACCATGCTCGTGTACACCACCGGCCGGGGTGTCCACGGCTTCACCCTGGACCCCAGCGTGGGCGAGTTCCTGCTGTCCCACCCCGATATCCGCACTCCGGAGACCGGCAAGGTCTATTCCGTCAACGAGGCCTACTGGTCCTACTGGGACGAGCCCACCCGCGAGATCGTCAGCGCCTTCAAGGGCACGGACAACCCGCGCGGCCAGCCCTACGGCGGCCGCTACATCGGGTCGCTGGTGGCCGACTTCCACCGCAATCTCCTCTACGGCGGCATTTTCCTGTATCCCGCCGACACGCGCGACCCCAAAAAGCCCAAGGGCAAGCTGCGCCTGTTGTGCGAGGCCAATCCCCTGGCCTTTGTCATCGAACAGGCCGGCGGCGCGGCCACCGACGGCGAGCGCGACATCCTGTCCATCGAGCCCGAGGAGCTGCATCAACGGGTGCCGCTTTTTATCGGCAGCAAAAACGACGTGGCCAAGGTTATGGAAATTTACGGCCGGGCCAGGAAAGCTTAA
- the tsaD gene encoding tRNA (adenosine(37)-N6)-threonylcarbamoyltransferase complex transferase subunit TsaD: protein MLCLGIETSCDETAVALFENGRPVLEKLASQADLHAVFGGVVPELASREHLRRLGPLLLALFAESGRSLADVDVIAVARGPGLLGSLLVGLAAAKGLSLATGKPLIGVDHLHAHLLAATIGREVPFPALGLLVSGGHTQIVRLDSALSLEVLGRTLDDAAGEAFDKAAKSFNLPYPGGVYIDVLGRGIAPDKTLFPRPFLDNDHLDFSFSGLKTAVASYAAAHPELRAGSLAEAGGAIDPEAWPMALRRACSSLNFAIADTLRIKFERALDRPPGPPASLIAAGGVAANGPIRAMLADLAARRGLPLYLPEPALCADNAVMVAAAGSRLAEAGYAHDLTLTAVPRGRKVPWDYVGGPSGKAASVDSASSAQ from the coding sequence ATGCTTTGTCTTGGCATTGAGACGTCCTGCGACGAGACGGCCGTGGCCCTTTTCGAGAACGGCCGTCCCGTTCTGGAAAAACTCGCCTCCCAGGCTGATCTCCATGCCGTCTTCGGGGGCGTTGTGCCCGAGCTGGCCTCGCGGGAGCATTTGCGCCGCCTGGGGCCGCTGTTGCTGGCCCTTTTTGCGGAATCAGGACGAAGCCTTGCCGACGTTGACGTCATTGCCGTGGCCCGGGGACCAGGCCTGCTCGGCAGCCTGCTGGTGGGGCTGGCCGCGGCCAAGGGGCTGAGCTTGGCCACGGGCAAGCCGCTTATTGGCGTGGACCATCTCCACGCCCATCTCCTGGCCGCGACCATCGGCCGGGAGGTGCCTTTTCCGGCCCTGGGGCTTCTGGTGTCGGGCGGCCACACCCAGATTGTGCGCCTGGACTCGGCCCTGTCCTTGGAGGTGCTCGGCCGCACCCTGGACGACGCCGCCGGCGAGGCCTTTGACAAGGCCGCCAAGTCGTTCAATCTGCCGTACCCCGGCGGCGTCTACATCGACGTGCTGGGCCGGGGGATCGCACCGGACAAGACGCTTTTTCCGCGTCCGTTTTTGGACAACGACCATCTGGACTTCAGCTTCAGCGGCCTTAAGACCGCTGTGGCGTCCTATGCCGCCGCCCATCCCGAACTGCGTGCCGGCAGCCTGGCCGAGGCGGGCGGGGCCATCGACCCCGAGGCCTGGCCCATGGCCTTGCGGCGGGCCTGTTCTTCGCTCAATTTCGCCATTGCCGACACCTTGCGCATCAAGTTCGAGCGGGCCTTGGATCGGCCGCCCGGGCCGCCGGCCAGTCTCATCGCCGCCGGCGGCGTGGCCGCCAACGGCCCCATCCGGGCCATGCTGGCCGATCTGGCCGCCCGACGCGGCTTGCCGCTCTATTTGCCCGAGCCGGCCCTTTGCGCCGACAACGCCGTCATGGTCGCGGCGGCAGGCAGCCGGCTGGCCGAGGCTGGCTATGCCCACGACCTGACGCTGACCGCCGTCCCCCGGGGACGAAAGGTGCCCTGGGACTATGTCGGCGGGCCGTCCGGCAAGGCGGCATCGGTTGACAGCGCCTCGTCGGCGCAATAG
- the trxA gene encoding thioredoxin, which yields MAIQLSDANFEAEALQCDLPVLVDFWAPWCGPCRAMGPVIDELANEYTGQVKVAKMNVDENPSTPSKYGIRAIPTLILFKGGEVVEQITGAVSKSSIKEMLSQKAL from the coding sequence ATGGCCATCCAACTGAGCGACGCCAACTTCGAAGCCGAAGCCCTGCAGTGCGACCTGCCCGTTCTGGTGGACTTCTGGGCGCCCTGGTGCGGGCCGTGCCGTGCCATGGGTCCGGTCATCGACGAACTGGCCAACGAGTACACCGGCCAGGTCAAGGTGGCCAAGATGAACGTCGATGAAAACCCGAGCACCCCGAGCAAGTACGGCATCCGCGCCATCCCCACCCTGATCCTGTTCAAGGGCGGCGAAGTGGTGGAGCAGATCACCGGCGCCGTGTCCAAAAGCTCGATCAAGGAAATGCTCTCCCAGAAGGCGCTCTAA
- the trxB gene encoding thioredoxin-disulfide reductase yields the protein MKRFDAVVIGGGPAGITAALYLARSDVSVAMIEKLSPGGQMLMTHLIENYPGFPDGIEGWKLADAMAAHLGHYAVERINDEVTAIESEGGLHRIRVGGEVVEAKAVVLCTGARYKRVGIPGERELAGRGVSYCALCDGNFFRNQTVAVIGGGNSALEESLYLARLVKKLYLIHRRDDFRGQKCFQDRCFTHPVIEVLRSTVVCSISGGDAVTGIEVRDVKSGDCRTIPVDGVFVFVGFEPQGDFYPPGLTRDDQGFILADDEMRTSIEGIYAAGDIRSKSCRQVATAVGDGAVAAHAAYAYISTRFPQD from the coding sequence ATGAAACGATTCGACGCCGTCGTGATCGGGGGCGGCCCGGCCGGCATCACGGCCGCCCTGTATCTGGCCCGGTCCGACGTGTCCGTTGCCATGATCGAAAAGCTCTCGCCGGGCGGCCAGATGCTCATGACGCATCTGATTGAGAACTATCCGGGCTTCCCGGATGGCATCGAGGGCTGGAAGCTGGCCGACGCCATGGCCGCCCACCTGGGGCATTATGCCGTCGAGCGCATCAATGACGAGGTCACGGCCATCGAGTCCGAGGGCGGACTGCATCGCATCCGCGTGGGCGGCGAGGTGGTCGAGGCCAAGGCCGTGGTGCTGTGCACCGGCGCGCGCTACAAGCGCGTCGGCATCCCCGGCGAGCGCGAACTGGCCGGCCGGGGCGTGTCCTACTGCGCCCTGTGCGACGGCAATTTCTTCAGGAACCAGACCGTGGCCGTCATCGGCGGCGGCAACTCGGCCCTGGAGGAATCGCTCTATCTGGCCCGGCTCGTGAAAAAGCTCTACCTGATCCATCGCCGCGACGATTTTCGCGGCCAGAAGTGCTTCCAGGATCGCTGCTTCACCCATCCGGTCATCGAGGTGCTGCGTTCCACGGTCGTGTGCTCCATCTCCGGCGGCGACGCCGTCACCGGCATTGAGGTCCGCGACGTCAAATCCGGCGATTGCCGCACCATCCCCGTGGACGGCGTATTCGTGTTCGTCGGCTTCGAGCCTCAGGGGGATTTCTATCCGCCGGGGCTTACCCGCGACGACCAGGGATTCATCCTGGCCGATGACGAGATGCGCACCAGCATCGAAGGCATCTACGCCGCCGGCGACATCCGGTCCAAGTCCTGCCGCCAGGTGGCCACCGCCGTGGGCGACGGGGCCGTGGCCGCCCACGCCGCTTACGCCTATATCAGTACGCGGTTTCCGCAAGACTGA
- a CDS encoding outer membrane protein assembly factor BamD produces MNVMLRRFLPLGFLLLFLGGCAGMIDYYFLPPPEDTAQELYEAGRQSMADKDYYGAINYFMKLKDRYPFSPYTPMGTVALGDAYFLTEDYGMAAETYKEFESVHPRSEEIPYVLYQVGVSNFKRSESIDMPQSNLQEAIQYFYLLEQTFPDTEYGKEAADYIRRCKKRMAEHELFVADFYWRTSQYGAAWKRYMYTVENYKDLEEVLEYAKLRAELSYLEYQKTLTENERQAIEGSWRHWAKRWL; encoded by the coding sequence ATGAATGTGATGTTGCGCCGTTTCCTGCCCTTGGGCTTTCTGCTCCTGTTCCTTGGCGGCTGCGCCGGCATGATCGACTACTATTTCCTGCCGCCGCCCGAGGATACCGCCCAGGAACTCTATGAGGCTGGACGGCAGTCCATGGCTGACAAGGATTACTATGGGGCCATCAATTACTTCATGAAATTGAAGGACCGCTATCCGTTTAGCCCGTACACGCCCATGGGCACGGTTGCCCTGGGCGACGCCTACTTCCTCACCGAAGATTACGGCATGGCCGCTGAAACCTATAAGGAATTCGAGTCGGTCCATCCACGAAGCGAAGAGATTCCCTACGTGCTTTACCAGGTCGGAGTCTCTAACTTCAAGCGCTCCGAATCCATCGACATGCCGCAAAGCAATCTCCAGGAAGCCATCCAGTATTTCTACCTCTTGGAGCAGACCTTCCCGGATACCGAGTACGGCAAGGAAGCGGCCGACTACATCCGCCGCTGCAAGAAGCGCATGGCCGAGCATGAGCTCTTCGTGGCAGACTTCTACTGGCGCACCAGCCAGTACGGCGCGGCCTGGAAGCGCTATATGTACACGGTGGAGAACTACAAGGATCTTGAGGAAGTGCTCGAATACGCCAAGCTGCGGGCCGAGCTGTCCTACCTTGAATACCAAAAGACCCTGACCGAAAACGAACGCCAGGCCATTGAAGGCAGCTGGCGACACTGGGCCAAGCGCTGGTTGTAA
- the fusA gene encoding elongation factor G has protein sequence MSSKKGAKKNRLASLRNIGIIAHIDAGKTTLTERILYFSGRIHRMGEVHDGTATMDFMPEEQERGITITSACTTCAWKDHQINIIDTPGHVDFTIEVERSLRVLDGAVGVFCAVSGVEPQSETVWRQSVTYGVPKIAVVNKLDRPGADFEAALAAMREKLRANPVAVTIPLGQGPELSAIIDLAAMEHVRFSGDGEEVSRRLLTDDEAAYAAPWRERLVEAACEYDEALMDAYLGGEAVAAATIEAALRLGTLEHKVTPVFAASALKNIGVQPVLDGILAYLPSPLDRGGARGVDPASKSEIVYPPEADAPLAALAFKVSMETGRRQVFVRVYSGRLEAGKDVWNATRGEIERPARLFHLHAGHREKAETAGPGEIVAIAGLRRAATGDTLCDKGSPILLEAIGGYKPVISLALEPKNTEETDKLKEVLDKLAEEDPTLTVAHDPDTGQMILSGMGELHLDVVLERARREYGVSPRAGKPQVVYQETVVAEAAGEGVFDRELGDRTHHGRVTVVVSPLPRGAGREISFEIDRLAYPPAWSAAMAEGLEDGLQSGPLGGHPVQDVRVRVTGVFPVEGKTTDIGCRMAAAQALKNALAAARPALLEPIMELEIGVPDAFIGDVAGLLGSKGAKIENMADRGGHKTVTALAPLRRMFGFSTDLRSATQGRAGMSMRFLKFDLLG, from the coding sequence ATGAGCTCGAAGAAAGGGGCGAAAAAAAACCGCCTGGCCAGCTTGCGCAACATCGGCATCATCGCCCACATTGACGCCGGCAAGACCACGCTCACCGAGCGCATCCTCTATTTTTCCGGCCGTATCCACCGCATGGGCGAGGTCCACGACGGCACCGCCACCATGGATTTCATGCCCGAGGAACAGGAACGCGGCATCACCATCACCTCGGCCTGCACTACCTGCGCCTGGAAAGACCACCAGATCAACATTATCGACACTCCTGGCCATGTCGATTTCACCATTGAGGTGGAGCGCTCGCTACGGGTGCTCGACGGCGCGGTGGGCGTTTTTTGCGCCGTCTCCGGCGTGGAGCCCCAGTCCGAGACGGTCTGGCGGCAGTCCGTGACCTACGGTGTGCCCAAGATCGCCGTGGTCAACAAGCTCGACCGGCCCGGGGCCGATTTCGAGGCGGCCCTGGCCGCCATGCGCGAAAAGCTGCGCGCCAATCCCGTGGCCGTGACCATTCCCCTGGGCCAGGGACCGGAGCTGTCGGCCATCATTGATTTGGCCGCCATGGAGCATGTCCGTTTTTCCGGCGACGGCGAGGAAGTCTCGCGCCGGCTGCTGACCGACGACGAAGCTGCCTATGCCGCGCCCTGGCGCGAGCGGCTGGTGGAAGCGGCCTGCGAATACGACGAGGCGCTCATGGATGCCTATCTCGGCGGCGAAGCCGTGGCCGCCGCTACTATCGAGGCCGCCCTGCGCCTAGGGACCCTGGAGCACAAGGTCACGCCGGTTTTCGCTGCCTCGGCTCTCAAAAACATTGGCGTCCAGCCGGTCCTCGACGGTATTTTGGCCTATCTGCCCAGTCCCTTGGACCGAGGTGGAGCGCGCGGCGTCGATCCCGCTTCCAAGTCCGAGATTGTTTATCCGCCCGAGGCTGACGCGCCTCTGGCCGCCCTGGCCTTCAAGGTCAGCATGGAGACCGGCCGGCGGCAGGTGTTCGTACGCGTCTATTCCGGCCGCCTGGAGGCCGGCAAGGACGTCTGGAACGCCACGCGCGGCGAGATTGAGCGGCCGGCCAGACTCTTTCATCTCCACGCCGGCCACCGCGAAAAGGCCGAGACGGCCGGCCCCGGCGAGATCGTGGCCATCGCCGGCCTGCGCCGGGCGGCCACGGGCGACACCTTGTGCGACAAGGGCAGCCCCATCCTGTTGGAAGCCATCGGCGGCTACAAGCCGGTCATCAGCCTGGCCCTGGAGCCCAAGAACACCGAGGAGACCGACAAGCTCAAGGAAGTCCTCGACAAGCTGGCCGAGGAAGACCCGACCTTGACTGTGGCCCACGACCCGGACACCGGCCAGATGATTCTTTCGGGCATGGGCGAACTCCATCTCGACGTGGTGCTGGAGCGGGCCAGGCGGGAATACGGCGTTTCGCCGCGTGCCGGCAAGCCGCAGGTGGTCTATCAGGAGACCGTCGTGGCCGAGGCGGCCGGGGAGGGCGTGTTCGACCGCGAACTGGGCGACCGAACTCACCACGGCCGGGTGACCGTGGTTGTATCGCCGCTGCCCCGGGGAGCCGGCCGGGAAATTTCCTTCGAGATCGACCGCCTGGCCTATCCGCCGGCCTGGAGCGCGGCCATGGCCGAAGGCCTCGAAGACGGCCTGCAAAGCGGTCCCCTGGGCGGCCATCCGGTCCAGGACGTGCGGGTGCGGGTGACGGGCGTCTTTCCGGTCGAGGGCAAGACCACGGACATTGGTTGCCGCATGGCCGCCGCCCAGGCGCTCAAAAACGCCCTGGCCGCCGCCAGGCCGGCCTTGCTTGAGCCCATCATGGAACTGGAGATCGGCGTGCCCGACGCCTTTATCGGCGACGTGGCCGGCCTTCTCGGCTCCAAGGGGGCCAAGATTGAGAACATGGCCGACCGGGGCGGGCACAAGACCGTCACGGCCCTGGCCCCGCTGCGCCGGATGTTCGGCTTCTCCACGGACCTGCGCTCGGCTACCCAGGGCCGGGCCGGCATGTCCATGCGTTTTCTCAAATTCGACCTGCTCGGGTAG
- a CDS encoding acyltransferase family protein, whose amino-acid sequence MSTRSLVSPEASKRFDVLRTLLVVFVIGIHAEKGLQAYYSAMPEALNVYLAIFPHNVFRLAVPLFFAVSGYLFFLTYKPDAASYGRMIVKKTKSILVPFLIFNAITLILIKVFNKVPYIGDFHAIDADGYLKLLIGIYRYPVVYTLWFLRDLYVYFLLAPVFYVFSKEMPLTGLVACWAAWMFLPQGRIPIELSGLVFFYGGCVLARTRADLDGLARFAWPVGLGYLALMAVTATYECLYGCQSYYHILYRNSMILGVLTVWLVSAWPPLRDAGMLRRLAATSFFVYLTHEPVLSYLIYGTRFVFKPSDTAVGIAYMLLLTALTYALCHGLARLLERFAPRVYAVATGAR is encoded by the coding sequence ATGTCCACGCGCAGCCTGGTTTCGCCGGAGGCGTCCAAGCGTTTCGACGTCTTGCGCACCCTCCTTGTCGTCTTCGTCATCGGCATCCATGCCGAAAAGGGCTTGCAGGCCTATTACAGCGCCATGCCGGAAGCCCTGAACGTCTATCTGGCCATTTTTCCGCATAACGTCTTTCGCCTGGCCGTGCCGCTTTTTTTCGCCGTCTCCGGCTACCTCTTCTTTTTGACCTACAAGCCCGACGCCGCCTCCTACGGCCGCATGATCGTCAAGAAGACCAAGAGCATCCTCGTGCCCTTTCTCATCTTCAACGCCATCACCCTGATCCTCATCAAGGTCTTCAACAAGGTGCCCTACATCGGCGATTTTCATGCCATCGACGCCGACGGCTACCTGAAACTCCTCATTGGCATCTACCGCTATCCCGTGGTCTACACGCTGTGGTTTTTGCGTGATCTCTACGTCTATTTCCTGCTGGCCCCGGTGTTTTACGTCTTTTCCAAGGAAATGCCTCTGACCGGCCTTGTCGCCTGCTGGGCGGCCTGGATGTTTTTGCCCCAGGGCCGCATTCCCATTGAGCTGAGCGGACTGGTCTTTTTCTACGGCGGCTGCGTCCTGGCCCGGACTCGGGCCGATCTCGACGGCCTGGCCCGTTTCGCCTGGCCGGTCGGTCTTGGCTATCTGGCCCTCATGGCCGTGACGGCGACCTATGAGTGCCTCTACGGCTGCCAGTCCTATTACCACATTCTTTACCGCAACAGCATGATCCTTGGTGTGCTGACCGTTTGGCTTGTTTCGGCCTGGCCGCCCCTTCGCGACGCCGGGATGCTGCGTCGGCTGGCCGCGACCTCTTTTTTCGTGTACCTGACCCATGAACCGGTGTTGTCGTATCTCATCTACGGCACGCGGTTTGTCTTCAAACCTTCGGACACGGCGGTCGGCATCGCCTACATGCTCCTGCTTACCGCCCTGACCTACGCCCTTTGTCATGGTCTGGCCCGGCTCCTCGAACGCTTTGCCCCCCGGGTTTACGCCGTGGCTACGGGCGCGAGATAG